A single genomic interval of Pontibacter deserti harbors:
- a CDS encoding PorP/SprF family type IX secretion system membrane protein, which produces MRKLTIYLLMFLMLVCAQTAFSQQRPQYSQYMLNNFILNPAITGIEDYADIRVSNRRQWVGLDGAPVTYYLTAHTPLNKGFGSTKYHRALAHHGIGAVFHTDKTGPLRRTGVSFAYAYHLPITNSINVSGGASVGIINNRINSNDLEFGNNNDPLVGGGNLNNNVVDLNLGLWIYSRNFSIGVAGAQLLEDVGSFSAAEEERAAMELQRHYFATASYRFEPTSKIDVIPSVMLKLADPSPNSIDVSLRTLYDERFWVGAAYRHNDAVVGMVGVYVSPLLDVSYSYDATTSNLNQVSAGTHEIVVGFKLLNNRRILCPQWIW; this is translated from the coding sequence ATGAGAAAGCTAACCATATACCTGCTGATGTTCTTAATGTTGGTTTGTGCGCAAACAGCTTTTTCGCAGCAGCGGCCACAGTATAGCCAGTACATGCTCAACAACTTTATACTTAACCCTGCTATTACAGGTATAGAAGATTATGCTGATATACGGGTAAGCAACCGGCGGCAGTGGGTTGGATTGGATGGTGCTCCGGTTACCTATTACCTCACGGCACATACGCCATTAAATAAAGGTTTTGGAAGCACAAAATACCACAGAGCACTCGCGCATCATGGTATAGGTGCAGTTTTTCATACAGATAAAACCGGGCCCTTGCGCCGTACAGGAGTGTCATTTGCTTATGCTTACCATCTGCCCATAACAAACTCTATAAATGTATCAGGTGGAGCCTCTGTAGGCATCATTAATAATAGAATAAATTCCAATGACCTGGAATTTGGAAATAATAACGATCCATTGGTTGGTGGGGGTAACCTGAATAATAATGTGGTGGACCTTAACCTGGGGCTTTGGATTTATTCACGTAACTTTTCGATTGGCGTGGCTGGTGCCCAGCTCCTGGAAGATGTGGGAAGCTTTAGTGCCGCCGAAGAAGAACGGGCAGCCATGGAGCTGCAGCGCCATTATTTTGCCACTGCAAGTTATCGCTTCGAGCCTACTTCAAAAATAGATGTTATACCGTCTGTTATGCTGAAATTGGCTGATCCGAGCCCTAACTCTATAGATGTTAGCTTACGTACCCTGTATGATGAGCGCTTTTGGGTAGGTGCGGCTTATCGCCATAACGATGCAGTAGTTGGTATGGTGGGTGTTTATGTGAGCCCGCTACTGGATGTTTCCTATTCTTATGATGCCACTACCTCTAATCTGAATCAGGTAAGTGCAGGTACTCACGAAATAGTTGTCGGTTTTAAATTACTTAATAACAGGCGTATACTTTGTCCGCAATGGATATGGTAA